A stretch of Malus sylvestris chromosome 11, drMalSylv7.2, whole genome shotgun sequence DNA encodes these proteins:
- the LOC126589498 gene encoding uncharacterized protein LOC126589498 isoform X1: MFLFRREKLIDNVHSLAIVYLCLWYWLVSPSTQETFIATLLLLFERTDSGVGLSHMPTLYKTFSFKGYVTVLINFGHLYIAQLFIRSSNFVSPTRWHSHVGVDKFMAKLHLHNYLDKNFMARNVMIAEHTLLGLGSCILIIVESIISVGFANSEYQLRKEGEITVSCACPLWIYQGMYSVSITAEMHVRGSSNWNLIYYTSTFLLLALDGTHSQVSAMI; encoded by the exons ATGTTTCTTTTCAGAAGAGAAAAACTTATAGATAACGTGCATTCGTTGGCAATAGTTTATCTTTGCCTGTGGTATTGGTTGGTTAGTCCATCAACCCAGGAAACTTTCATTGCCACACTCCTCCTCCTGTTTGAGAGGACTGATTCTGGGGTAGGGCTGTCGCATATGCCCACTCTATACAAGACTTTCTCATTCAAGGGGTATGTCACGGTACTGATCAATTTTGGACACTTGTATATAGCCCAACTTTTTATTCGAAGTTCGAACTTTGTTTCCCCAACTAGGTGGCATTCTCACGTTGGAGTTGATAAATTCATGGCTAAGCTGCACTTGCATAattatttggacaaaaatttcATGGCCCGGAATGTTATGATAGCCGAGCATACATTGTTAGGTCTTGGATCTTGCATTCTTATTATTGTTGAATCAATCATCAG TGTTGGCTTTGCAAATTCAGAGTACCAGTTAAGAAAAGAAGGCGAGATTACTGTAAGTTGTGCATGCCCACTGTGGATATATCAAGGTATGTACTCCGTATCCATAACCGCAGAAATGCACGTTAGAGGGAGTAGCAATTGGAATTTGATATATTACACAAGTACATTTCTCCTCTTAGCGTTGGATGGGACACACTCACAAGTTTCAGCTATGATTTAA
- the LOC126589498 gene encoding uncharacterized protein LOC126589498 isoform X2, which yields MFLFRREKLIDNVHSLAIVYLCLWYWLVSPSTQETFIATLLLLFERTDSGVGLSHMPTLYKTFSFKGWHSHVGVDKFMAKLHLHNYLDKNFMARNVMIAEHTLLGLGSCILIIVESIISVGFANSEYQLRKEGEITVSCACPLWIYQGMYSVSITAEMHVRGSSNWNLIYYTSTFLLLALDGTHSQVSAMI from the exons ATGTTTCTTTTCAGAAGAGAAAAACTTATAGATAACGTGCATTCGTTGGCAATAGTTTATCTTTGCCTGTGGTATTGGTTGGTTAGTCCATCAACCCAGGAAACTTTCATTGCCACACTCCTCCTCCTGTTTGAGAGGACTGATTCTGGGGTAGGGCTGTCGCATATGCCCACTCTATACAAGACTTTCTCATTCAAGGG GTGGCATTCTCACGTTGGAGTTGATAAATTCATGGCTAAGCTGCACTTGCATAattatttggacaaaaatttcATGGCCCGGAATGTTATGATAGCCGAGCATACATTGTTAGGTCTTGGATCTTGCATTCTTATTATTGTTGAATCAATCATCAG TGTTGGCTTTGCAAATTCAGAGTACCAGTTAAGAAAAGAAGGCGAGATTACTGTAAGTTGTGCATGCCCACTGTGGATATATCAAGGTATGTACTCCGTATCCATAACCGCAGAAATGCACGTTAGAGGGAGTAGCAATTGGAATTTGATATATTACACAAGTACATTTCTCCTCTTAGCGTTGGATGGGACACACTCACAAGTTTCAGCTATGATTTAA
- the LOC126589495 gene encoding pentatricopeptide repeat-containing protein At2g27610: protein MRGSKCKRLRESMTLKPALRPLTQSYTKPAPKQYHFAYHTNHLGRPHAMPFTPKAEGLVSESSNAHQLFDKTPQRDVLESSHVLFEYFRNDCNHEALNLFVGLWRSGLRANGSILSSVLKVCGCLSDQVVGKLLHCQCVKSGIVEDVSVGTSLVDMYMKTDGVGDGRRVFDEMGDRNVVSWTSLVAGYARNGLNDRALELFSEMQLEGIKPNPYTFATVLGVLADEGMVEKGRQVHTMVIKKGFESIMSVCNSLINMYLKSGIVRDSRAVFDGMESRDAVTWNSLIAGYVMNGFDLEAFEMFNQMGLTGFKFTEAIFVTVIKLCANYKELVFARQLQCRVVKTGLAFDRNIQTALMVAYSKCGEMDDAYKIFSMMQGVQSVVTWTALITGYLQNGGKEKALKLFCQMSREGVRPNDFTYSAILMVYPSLSIFQIHAQVIKTNYEKSPSVGTSLIDAYVKMGNVHEAEKVFQIIEGKDIVAWSAMLSGYAQIGDTEGAVKTYLQLTREGVRPNMFTLSSVINACAAPTSAVEQGKQFHACSIKLRLENTLCLSSALVTMYAKMGNIESANEVFKRQGERDLVSWNSIISGYAQHGNGKKVLEVFEDMRRQNLEMDGITFIIVISACTHAGLVDEGEKYLNIMVQDYHIDPTMEHYSCMVDLYSRAGNLEKAMDIINGMPFDAGANVWRALLGGCRVHRNIEMGKLAAEKLISLQPLDSAAYVLLSNIYAAAGNWQERAKVRKLMDERKVKKQPGYSWIEVNNKTYSFLAGDNSHPMSDLIYSKLDDLNNRLTDMGHQPDTDYVLHDVEEEHKAAFLSQHSERLAIAFGLIATPPGFTIQILKNLRVCGDCHNVIKLISVIEEREIIVRDSNRFHHFKGGLCSCGDYW, encoded by the coding sequence ATGCGTGGAAGCAAATGCAAGAGACTGAGGGAGAGCATGACCCTAAAGCCTGCTTTGAGGCCCCTCACACAGTCCTACACGAAGCCAGCTCCCAAGCAATACCACTTTGCCTATCATACCAATCATCTCGGCCGCCCTCACGCGATGCCCTTCACTCCGAAAGCGGAGGGCTTGGTCTCGGAATCCAGCAACGCACACCAACTGTTCGACAAAACTCCGCAAAGAGACGTTTTAGAATCCAGTCACGTGCTTTTCGAGTACTTTCGGAATGACTGTAACCATGAAGCGCTTAACCTGTTTGTGGGTCTTTGGCGGTCTGGTTTACGGGCTAATGGGTCGATTCTGTCTTCTGTTCTTAAGGTTTGTGGATGTTTATCTGATCAAGTTGTCGGTAAGCTACTGCATTGTCAATGTGTGAAATCTGGGATTGTGGAGGACGTTAGTGTTGGGACCTCACTTGTTGATATGTATATGAAAACTGATGGTGTTGGGGATGGGAGGAGAGTCTTTGATGAGATGGGGGATAGAAATGTAGTGTCATGGACATCGTTAGTTGCCGGTTATGCAAGAAATGGATTGAATGACCGGGCATTGGAATTGTTTTCGGAGATGCAATTGGAAGGAATTAAGCCTAACCCGTATACATTTGCGACTGTTCTTGGAGTTTTGGCAGATGAAGGTATGGTTGAGAAGGGAAGACAGGTTCATACCATGGTGATAAAGAAAGGTTTTGAATCAATTATGTCTGTGTGCAATTCTTTGATTAATATGTATCTAAAATCAGGGATTGTTAGGGATTCTAGAGCTGTTTTTGATGGTATGGAAAGTAGGGATGCAGTTACTTGGAATAGTTTGATTGCAGGTTATGTGATGAATGGGTTTGATTTGGAAGCGTTTGAAATGTTTAATCAGATGGGGCTTACGGGCTTTAAGTTCACAGAAGCGATATTTGTTACTGTTATTAAGTTATGTGCTAACTATAAAGAATTGGTATTTGCTAGACAGCTTCAGTGCCGGGTTGTAAAGACTGGGTTGGCATTTGACCGCAATATTCAAACAGCACTTATGGTAGCATACAGTAAGTGTGGTGAAATGGATGATgcttataaaattttctctaTGATGCAAGGTGTTCAAAGTGTGGTAACTTGGACGGCATTGATCACTGGGTACTTGCAGAATggtggaaaagagaaagcatTGAAGTTATTCTGTCAAATGAGTCGAGAAGGTGTTAGACCAAATGATTTCACTTATTCTGCCATCCTTATGGTCTACCCTTCTTTGTCTATATTCCAAATACATGCACAAGTCATTAAAACCAATTATGAGAAGTCACCTTCAGTAGGAACTTCACTCATAGATGCTTATGTTAAGATGGGAAATGTTCATGAAGCTGAAAAGGTGTTTCAAATAATTGAAGGGAAGGACATTGTGGCATGGTCAGCAATGCTTTCGGGATATGCTCAGATAGGAGATACTGAGGGAGCTGTTAAAACTTACCTCCAGTTGACAAGGGAGGGGGTCAGACCTAATATGTTTACCTTGTCGAGTGTCATCAATGCTTGTGCTGCACCTACATCAGCGGTAGAGCAGGGCAAACAGTTTCATGCAtgctcaatcaaattaaggttGGAGAATACTTTATGCCTAAGCAGTGCTCTTGTCACCATGTATGCAAAGATGGGGAATATTGAGAGTGCAAATGAAGTTTTCAAGAGGCAAGGAGAGCGAGACTTAGTTTCATGGAACTCAATTATCTCTGGATATGCTCAACATGGTAACGGGAAGAAGGTTCTTGAAGTATTTGAGGATATGCGAAGACAAAATTtggaaatggatggtataacaTTCATTATTGTGATATCTGCCTGTACTCATGCAGGCTTAGTAGATGAAGGTGAAAAATACTTAAATATTATGGTCCAAGATTACCATATTGATCCAACAATGGAGCACTATTCTTGTATGGTTGATCTATACAGCCGAGCGGGAAATCTTGAAAAGGCCATGGATATCATAAATGGAATGCCATTTGATGCAGGTGCAAATGTGTGGCGAGCTCTCTTAGGTGGTTGCCGTGTTCACCGcaatatagagatgggaaaactCGCTGCAGAAAAGCTCATTTCACTTCAGCCACTTGATTCTGCTGCATATGTTCTGCTGTCCAATATCTATGCCGCAGCTGGAAACTGGCAAGAGAGAGCTAAAGTTAGGAAACTCATGGATGAGAGAAAAGTGAAAAAGCAACCCGGGTATAGCTGGATTGAGGTGAATAACAAGACCTACTCATTCTTGGCTGGTGACAATTCACATCCCATGTCAGACCTTATATATTCAAAGCTTGATGACTTAAATAACCGATTAACTGACATGGGTCATCAGCCGGACACGGATTATGTGCTTCATGATGTTGAAGAGGAACACAAAGCAGCCTTTCTTTCTCAACACAGTGAGAGGTTGGCCATTGCTTTTGGATTGATTGCCACACCTCCAGGGTTCACCATCCAAATTCTGAAAAATCTTAGAGTTTGTGGTGACTGTCACAATGTTATTAAGTTGATTTCAGTGATTGAAGAGAGAGAAATTATTGTCAGGGATTCAAATCGGTTCCACCACTTTAAGGGTGGTTTATGCTCTTGTGGAGACTATTGGTGA